The Deltaproteobacteria bacterium genome includes the window CGCCTGGCTACTCACCTCCAAGGAAGCCCCGGCGGACTGACCACCGCAGACATCCAAGAGGAGTTCTCCGTCAGTCGGCGCACGGCGGAGCGGATGCGTGACGCCGTTGAGGCGGTCTTCGGACCGCTGGAGACCGTAGACGTGGAGACCGGCGACCGGCGCATTCGGTGGCGACTTCGGTCGCGCGCCCTCCATCCCTTTGTTCAAATCTCACCCGACGAGTTGGCGGACATCGAGGCGGCGGCCGGAAGCCTGGGCAATGCCGGCCTCGCGGAAGGTGCCGGCAAGGTCCGCGACCTCGCGGTCAAGCTGCGGGCAGCATCGCGGCGCCACTCCCCCGAAGAGTTCCACAGCGCCCTGACCAGCCTCATGGAGGCGGAAGGGCTTGCCATGCGTGCTGGCCCGAGGGAATGTCTTGAAGAGGGACTTCTTTCGCTCGTGCGGGATGCGATCACGGCGCGCCGCAAGATCGAGTTTGACTACCTTTCTCGAGGAACGGGACGGCGGCGACGGCGGCGGGTGCGGCCTTACGGAGTGCTCTACGGCAACCGCGCGTTCCTGGTGGGGCGAACGGATCGCGGAAAGGATCCCATGCTCTGGCGCCTCGCCAACGTGACTCAGGCCAGGATCACTGACGAAACATTTGAGCGCGAACCGGCGTTCAACCTGCGGCGCTATGCCGAGCGTTCATTCGGCACCTTCCAGGAGAAACCCGTCGATGTTGTGCTCCGCTTCGATGCCGACGTAGCGCCGGACGCCAAGGCGTTTCGATTCCATCCAAGCCAGACGACTATCGAGAGCGGTGACGGTTCCCTGACAGTACGCTTCAGGGCCGGAGGCACCGAGGAAATCTGCTGGCATCTGGTGACTTGGGGGGAGAGCGTGACCGTGCTGGAGCCCTCCAGCCTCCGCCAGCGGCTAGCGGCAATGTGTTCCTCGCTTGCCGCCCACCATCGTGAACAGGCATCCCAATGAAAATGGCCGGAATCGGGCGAGGCCCATCAATCGCCGATAGTCGTTAGCAAAGGGAATTCTATACTTGACTAATCAACCGGACTTGATCCTCAAGTATCCCTCCCGAATTGCAGCCTCAAGGAGCTGGGGTAGAGCTTCCACCGGAACTTCGCCCCCACGAGCCATTTTGCCGTTCTTGTCCGGCCATGCGAACTTCGCGGAGCTGTCTGAGCTGTCCCATGATGAGTCCCCCAAGTGAATTTCGCAGTTCGTCCAACCCCTCGCCTTTTCCTTGTGCCTTGCTCTCATAGTCTCTCCCTCCGTTGCGCAACAGCCGGCCCAACCTTGCACAGGCTTTCTCAACCTCGTGCGTGTAGCGTTCCGCGATAGTTCCCTACGGCTTCAGATCCCCCTCCTCAAACGAAATCGGCCTGACCACAGGCTTCACCCCATCCCCGTCCTTCTCCACCGAGATCCAGTTGAGGCAGTTCCTGTCGTCCCGCTCCGGGTAGTCGTCGCGGGTGTGCTGGCCGCGGGATTCCTTGCGTTCCAGGGCGCAGGCGGCGACCATCTCGCCGACCCAGGAGAGGTTGGCGCATTCCAGGGACTTGATGAGGTCGCGGAGGTTGTCGGCCTTGAGACGCGGGACCTTTTCGCTGCGGATTTCCCGGAAGCGTTCTACCCCGGAGGTGAGGCCGGGCTCGTTGCGCACCACGCCGGTGCTCTCCCAGGCGATGTCCTTGATTTCCTCGTGCAGCTCGGTGGGGTCCAGTCCGTTCTCGCCCTTGAAGGCTTCGATTCGTGCGACCTCGGCGGACAGCTCGGCCGGGTCCACCTCTCCCATCTCGGCGTCCGCACCGTAGATGGCCGCGTACTTCCCCGACCGCGCCCCCAGCGCGAATGCGCTGGCGATGGCGTTGCCGCTGAGGCGGTTGGAGCCGTGGGTTCCGGTGGCGGACTCGCCCGAGGCGTACAAGCCCTCCACTCCGGCCACCTCGCAGCGTTCGTTGATGTCGAGGCCGCCCAGGAAGGTGTGCAGCGCGGGCACCCACTCGAAGCGGTCGGAGCGGGGGTTGACGCCGGCCTTGCCGAGCTTGGGGGTGTACTCGAACTGGATCTCGTCGTCCCATTTCTCGTCCGGGATGTAGGACGGATCCAGGCAGACGGGGCCGCGCCCTTCGAGCATTTCCTTGTAGGTGGCGCCCACCAGGATGGCGCGGGTGGTGCCCTCCAGACGCTCGGGGTCGTATTTCTCCAGGAACCGCTCGTTCAGGGCGTTGAAGAAACGGCCGCCTTTGCTGGTGAACGGCGACAGGCCGGCCATGGAGATGGCCTCGCCGCCCGGGGCCGGGATCAGCGTAAATTCCAGGAACTCCAGGTTGGCCAGGGGTGCGCCGATGTCGAAGGCCGTCACGTAGGCGTCGCCGGTGGTGAGGAAGTTGGCGCTGGTGTACTTCTGGATGCCGATGGCGCTGCCCGCGGCCAGCACCACGGCGCGGGCGCGGTACGCGTGGTAGGTGCCTTTCTGGACGTTGATGCCGAAGGCGCCGGTGACCC containing:
- a CDS encoding WYL domain-containing protein; this translates as MRYERLAEILRLATHLQGSPGGLTTADIQEEFSVSRRTAERMRDAVEAVFGPLETVDVETGDRRIRWRLRSRALHPFVQISPDELADIEAAAGSLGNAGLAEGAGKVRDLAVKLRAASRRHSPEEFHSALTSLMEAEGLAMRAGPRECLEEGLLSLVRDAITARRKIEFDYLSRGTGRRRRRRVRPYGVLYGNRAFLVGRTDRGKDPMLWRLANVTQARITDETFEREPAFNLRRYAERSFGTFQEKPVDVVLRFDADVAPDAKAFRFHPSQTTIESGDGSLTVRFRAGGTEEICWHLVTWGESVTVLEPSSLRQRLAAMCSSLAAHHREQASQ
- a CDS encoding FAD-dependent oxidoreductase, with amino-acid sequence MSDAVPTTDCDVLIIGGGLAACMAALEASKRNMDVVLVDKGRLGRSGSSPTSGGVPQAAFAHADPRDSKDQHFRDTIVGGDFIPNQKIVRAIVDEVTDRVIELEEMGLHFKKTPDGKQFYQEKRLGSSYARSCPPVGGSVGMLGSLRKEVFNREVQVHQWTMVTKLLRHNGRVTGAFGINVQKGTYHAYRARAVVLAAGSAIGIQKYTSANFLTTGDAYVTAFDIGAPLANLEFLEFTLIPAPGGEAISMAGLSPFTSKGGRFFNALNERFLEKYDPERLEGTTRAILVGATYKEMLEGRGPVCLDPSYIPDEKWDDEIQFEYTPKLGKAGVNPRSDRFEWVPALHTFLGGLDINERCEVAGVEGLYASGESATGTHGSNRLSGNAIASAFALGARSGKYAAIYGADAEMGEVDPAELSAEVARIEAFKGENGLDPTELHEEIKDIAWESTGVVRNEPGLTSGVERFREIRSEKVPRLKADNLRDLIKSLECANLSWVGEMVAACALERKESRGQHTRDDYPERDDRNCLNWISVEKDGDGVKPVVRPISFEEGDLKP